The proteins below come from a single Prolixibacter sp. NT017 genomic window:
- a CDS encoding phosphocholine-specific phospholipase C, with protein METRRSFLKKASLLAGSTALASTMPGSILRAMAINADPGTSYLDAEHIVFLMQENRSFDHCYGRLKGVRGFNDPRAIDLPTGSPVWFQRNSNGQTFAPFRLDIKNTKATWMGSLPHGWNDMVEARNHGKMNKWLDAKKSGNPDYQKLPLTMGHYDREDIPFYYALADAFTVCDQSFCSTLTGTSPNRCYFWAGTVREEPHNPDATAHVNNGQIDFKDVSWKTYPERLEEAGISWGVYQNELSIPSGFSDDEDYWLANFTDNDLEFTKQYHVRFHPLHRKFMQSELERLTQLEQSGKLKGDELGKNRATIEQLKNDLETYSEANFEKLSEQEKAIHRKAFITNMNAPHYRELESLEFDGQKVGVPKGDVLHQFRKDVNEGTLPMVSWLVAPCAFSDHPGSPWFGAWYVSEALDILTKNPEVWKKTIFVLTYDENDGYFDHMPPFAAPRQGSANDGATTQIPTDEEFVDGKDNLGLGFRVPMVIASPWSKGGFVNSEVFDHTSSLQFLEHFIEKKTGKKVIEENIGTWRRAVCGDLTSVFRKADDSPASQDLLVDRNKYIERIYSAKDKKLPGDFKALDDQTIRALQSNNRLGQYYPKQESGTKPACAIPYNLSLDTKIQPDEKALAFTFGCQPGLAKTKTITAPFQLYDLLALKNNQGQACYNFAVTEGKELGYSIPQRSDDYYFKGHGPNGFYREFKGKFSHSPEIHVQVSHLGHSGQLQIAIQEPGSKKLDIQLVDNSYKRANETFRLKDKSKELLLNLSSSSGWYDYSLKVEGYPEFEQRFAGHVENGKTSMTDPLLGHVI; from the coding sequence ATGGAAACAAGAAGGTCCTTTTTGAAGAAAGCATCTCTGTTGGCCGGCTCTACGGCTCTAGCGAGTACAATGCCCGGCTCGATACTTCGGGCGATGGCAATCAACGCTGACCCCGGAACGTCGTATCTGGATGCGGAACACATCGTATTTTTAATGCAGGAAAACCGTTCATTTGACCATTGCTATGGCCGGTTGAAAGGTGTTCGAGGATTCAACGATCCCCGGGCAATTGATCTCCCCACCGGCTCGCCTGTTTGGTTTCAGCGGAATTCCAACGGACAGACCTTCGCGCCGTTTCGTTTAGATATTAAAAACACCAAAGCCACCTGGATGGGTTCGTTGCCTCACGGTTGGAATGATATGGTGGAAGCCCGCAATCATGGCAAAATGAACAAATGGCTGGATGCAAAAAAATCGGGAAATCCCGATTATCAAAAATTACCATTAACCATGGGGCACTACGACCGGGAAGATATCCCTTTTTATTATGCATTGGCAGATGCTTTCACGGTTTGCGACCAGAGTTTCTGTTCGACCTTGACGGGAACAAGCCCCAATCGCTGTTATTTCTGGGCAGGTACCGTTCGCGAGGAACCACACAACCCGGACGCGACGGCTCATGTGAATAACGGACAAATCGATTTTAAAGATGTGAGTTGGAAAACCTACCCGGAACGACTGGAAGAAGCTGGCATTTCATGGGGCGTTTACCAAAACGAGTTGAGTATTCCATCCGGATTTTCAGACGATGAAGACTACTGGTTGGCCAATTTCACCGATAATGATCTGGAGTTCACCAAGCAATACCACGTTCGTTTTCATCCTCTCCACCGGAAATTTATGCAGTCGGAACTGGAGCGGCTGACGCAGTTGGAGCAATCAGGGAAACTGAAAGGTGATGAGTTGGGAAAAAACCGGGCGACCATTGAGCAACTAAAGAATGATCTGGAAACATACAGCGAAGCGAATTTCGAAAAACTGAGCGAGCAAGAAAAGGCCATTCACCGCAAAGCGTTTATCACGAATATGAACGCCCCTCACTACCGTGAGTTGGAATCACTTGAATTCGATGGCCAGAAAGTGGGGGTTCCCAAAGGCGATGTTCTTCACCAATTCCGAAAAGATGTAAACGAAGGTACGCTGCCAATGGTTTCCTGGTTGGTGGCCCCCTGTGCTTTTTCTGACCATCCGGGCTCGCCTTGGTTTGGCGCCTGGTATGTATCCGAAGCCCTGGACATTCTAACCAAAAACCCTGAGGTGTGGAAGAAAACCATCTTCGTATTGACCTATGATGAAAACGACGGCTATTTTGACCATATGCCACCATTTGCTGCGCCGCGTCAGGGGAGCGCCAACGACGGAGCAACAACTCAAATCCCGACAGACGAGGAATTCGTAGACGGGAAAGACAACCTGGGGCTGGGTTTCCGGGTACCAATGGTGATTGCTTCGCCCTGGTCAAAAGGTGGTTTTGTCAACAGCGAAGTTTTCGACCATACCTCTTCGCTGCAATTTTTGGAACATTTTATCGAAAAGAAAACCGGTAAAAAAGTCATAGAAGAAAATATTGGCACCTGGCGAAGAGCTGTTTGCGGCGATTTAACATCGGTGTTCCGAAAAGCTGATGACTCACCGGCATCGCAGGATTTATTGGTTGACCGTAACAAATATATCGAACGGATTTATTCGGCCAAAGACAAAAAACTACCGGGTGACTTCAAAGCATTGGATGACCAAACCATTCGTGCTCTCCAATCCAACAACAGGCTCGGGCAATATTACCCCAAGCAAGAATCCGGCACTAAACCAGCCTGTGCCATTCCCTACAATTTATCGTTGGATACCAAAATTCAACCGGATGAAAAAGCCTTAGCATTTACATTTGGTTGCCAACCCGGATTAGCCAAAACCAAAACAATTACAGCTCCCTTTCAACTTTACGATTTGCTCGCACTGAAAAACAACCAGGGACAGGCTTGTTACAATTTTGCCGTCACCGAAGGTAAAGAGCTGGGGTATTCCATCCCGCAACGTTCAGATGATTACTATTTCAAAGGACATGGTCCCAACGGGTTTTACCGGGAATTCAAAGGAAAGTTCAGCCATTCTCCCGAAATACATGTCCAGGTCAGCCACTTAGGTCATTCCGGCCAATTACAAATCGCGATTCAAGAACCGGGAAGCAAAAAATTAGACATTCAACTTGTGGATAATTCGTACAAAAGAGCAAATGAAACATTCAGGCTCAAAGACAAGTCAAAGGAACTACTTTTGAATTTGTCCTCCAGTTCCGGTTGGTATGATTACAGTCTAAAGGTGGAAGGTTACCCGGAGTTTGAACAACGCTTTGCCGGCCATGTAGAAAACGGTAAGACAAGCATGACCGATCCGTTGCTTGGACACGTAATATAG
- a CDS encoding sugar-binding domain-containing protein: protein MKREAIQFLFLILFLFAAPAVQAQNGAVKQKQITNFQLQSSAVIDASGETLSTPSYQANVYWFPVKVPSTVLTGLVANNVYPDPYQGMNNMRIPDASDSFNKEYNLEQYSFLPNDPNPWKKPYWYRTSFKVPASDNGRHFQLIFKGINYRAAVWVNGQQIADSTDMAGMFAEYSLDVSKEIKAGDKNYLAVKIYPLDFPGEPAPEQLKAMGPFFANGGPTGDIGKNVTMLCSVGWDWMPPTRDRNMGIWQPVYLRTTGAVTISRPHLVTTLPALPDTTVADISLKLNLANHGNSGANGKLNVTITPENFSGSSIEFSKDVTLSGNSSTKVYLNAENETSLHITNPHLWWPNGHGAPNLYRIRLQYLAGNSVSDDTTFVFGIRTVSSKATEVKGKFLRRDFYVNGRRVNLVGGAWVPDMMVNRDSLRYDNELQLCRNANINLVRIWGGGITPPDQFFNAADRYGLLVWSDFWVTGDTQGEFKGSPDWPLQGNVFIKNMTSTILRIRNHPSLLLWTGGNEGHARKELYYAMRDSIIKLDGTRPFIPSSSGFAKLPADWQASWPDNKQSGVYSGGPYAWQTPKQYYNLANNAKDWVFKDETGIPSQPPYNILPKIIPDLVWDKTLPFPLNNTWGYHDAASGNGKYDLYYKDMVKRFGEPKSMKGFSEKMQLMNAMGYQGIFEAAGSKLDDNGGVMLWKLNAALPSVIWQVYDWYLMPNAGYYFMQNAVEPVHVQYDQDNASVTVVNRSYSREKNLVAEADVYNIHSKLIHNESKKVSIDAESVKKVYSLSKVLAKAEGVSFVVLRLKDANGKVISHNSYWLSPDDNFTSMNAMDKAQVELKVIDKTTKGSHTKWTVELSNPSDKLAFFVRPMLMNKGEEVLPGMWSSSYFTLKPGESRTVTVSTPAQNLDKSGFRVEGWNLEPICRPNK from the coding sequence ATGAAAAGAGAGGCAATACAATTTCTGTTTCTGATTTTGTTTCTCTTTGCGGCACCCGCTGTCCAGGCACAAAACGGTGCAGTAAAGCAAAAACAAATCACCAATTTTCAACTCCAGTCGTCAGCCGTGATTGACGCATCCGGTGAAACTTTATCAACCCCATCTTATCAGGCCAATGTGTACTGGTTTCCGGTGAAAGTGCCGTCGACAGTACTTACCGGATTGGTGGCCAACAATGTTTATCCCGATCCGTATCAGGGAATGAACAACATGCGTATTCCGGATGCATCCGACAGTTTCAATAAGGAGTACAACCTGGAGCAATACAGCTTTCTTCCGAATGATCCTAATCCCTGGAAAAAGCCGTATTGGTATCGTACCTCCTTCAAGGTGCCCGCCAGCGATAACGGACGCCATTTCCAGCTGATCTTTAAAGGCATCAACTACCGGGCTGCGGTTTGGGTTAACGGCCAACAAATTGCCGATTCGACTGATATGGCAGGCATGTTCGCCGAATACAGCCTCGATGTCAGCAAAGAAATTAAAGCCGGTGATAAGAACTACCTGGCGGTGAAGATTTATCCGCTCGACTTCCCGGGTGAACCGGCTCCTGAGCAACTAAAAGCCATGGGACCGTTCTTTGCCAACGGTGGTCCAACCGGCGATATTGGTAAAAATGTGACCATGCTTTGCTCGGTCGGTTGGGACTGGATGCCACCGACCCGCGATCGGAACATGGGAATCTGGCAACCAGTTTATCTGCGTACTACCGGAGCAGTAACCATCAGTCGTCCGCATTTGGTGACGACATTACCCGCTCTTCCCGATACAACGGTCGCTGATATTTCCCTAAAACTGAATCTCGCAAATCATGGTAATTCCGGTGCTAACGGAAAATTGAATGTTACCATCACACCGGAAAACTTCAGTGGCTCTTCCATCGAATTCTCGAAAGATGTTACGCTAAGTGGTAATTCTTCCACGAAAGTGTATCTCAATGCGGAAAACGAAACGAGTCTGCACATCACCAATCCGCATTTGTGGTGGCCCAATGGTCACGGTGCACCCAATCTCTATCGTATCCGTTTGCAGTACCTTGCCGGGAATTCCGTTTCTGATGACACCACTTTTGTTTTCGGAATTCGCACAGTGAGCTCGAAAGCCACCGAAGTGAAGGGCAAATTCCTGCGTCGTGATTTCTATGTGAATGGAAGACGCGTCAACCTGGTCGGTGGAGCCTGGGTTCCTGACATGATGGTTAACCGGGACTCTTTGCGCTATGACAACGAACTTCAGCTTTGTCGGAACGCAAATATCAACCTGGTGCGCATTTGGGGCGGTGGTATTACGCCTCCCGACCAGTTTTTCAACGCTGCCGACCGCTATGGTTTGCTGGTTTGGTCCGACTTCTGGGTAACCGGAGATACCCAGGGTGAATTTAAAGGTTCGCCTGACTGGCCGTTGCAAGGCAATGTTTTCATTAAAAACATGACCAGTACGATTCTTCGCATCCGGAACCATCCAAGCTTGTTACTGTGGACCGGCGGAAACGAAGGTCATGCGCGTAAAGAGCTTTACTACGCCATGCGCGACAGTATTATAAAACTTGACGGAACACGGCCGTTTATTCCGAGTTCTTCCGGCTTTGCCAAATTGCCGGCTGACTGGCAGGCTTCATGGCCCGATAACAAACAATCAGGTGTTTACAGCGGCGGTCCGTATGCATGGCAGACTCCGAAACAATATTACAACCTGGCCAATAATGCCAAAGACTGGGTTTTCAAAGACGAGACCGGTATTCCGTCGCAACCTCCGTACAATATTCTTCCGAAGATTATCCCTGACCTGGTTTGGGATAAAACACTTCCGTTCCCGTTGAACAATACCTGGGGGTACCACGATGCAGCTTCCGGAAACGGAAAATATGACCTTTATTACAAGGACATGGTGAAACGTTTCGGCGAGCCAAAATCGATGAAAGGCTTTTCGGAAAAAATGCAGCTGATGAATGCTATGGGTTACCAGGGGATTTTCGAAGCAGCCGGAAGCAAACTCGATGACAATGGCGGTGTAATGCTCTGGAAACTGAATGCAGCCTTGCCGAGTGTCATCTGGCAGGTATACGATTGGTATTTGATGCCCAATGCAGGCTATTATTTCATGCAAAATGCCGTCGAGCCTGTCCATGTACAGTACGACCAGGATAATGCCTCTGTGACCGTCGTCAACCGCTCATACAGCCGGGAAAAGAACCTGGTGGCTGAAGCCGATGTGTATAATATTCATTCGAAACTCATCCACAACGAATCGAAGAAGGTAAGCATAGATGCTGAGTCCGTCAAAAAAGTATACTCTCTGTCAAAAGTATTGGCTAAAGCCGAAGGTGTTTCATTCGTTGTTTTACGATTGAAAGATGCAAATGGGAAAGTAATTTCACACAATTCCTACTGGCTTTCGCCTGATGACAACTTTACTTCGATGAACGCGATGGATAAAGCACAAGTTGAGTTGAAGGTCATTGACAAAACCACGAAAGGCTCGCATACAAAATGGACAGTTGAACTGAGCAATCCATCCGATAAACTGGCGTTCTTTGTCCGTCCGATGCTGATGAATAAAGGCGAGGAAGTATTGCCCGGCATGTGGTCGTCAAGTTATTTCACACTGAAACCCGGAGAGTCAAGAACCGTAACGGTTAGCACACCTGCTCAAAATCTTGACAAATCAGGTTTTCGTGTAGAAGGCTGGAACTTGGAGCCGATATGTCGCCCCAATAAATAG